A segment of the Myripristis murdjan chromosome 20, fMyrMur1.1, whole genome shotgun sequence genome:
GTCATCCTCTTCACGAGGCTGTTGACGTTCTACCACAAAGCCGAGCAGGTGGAGGTCTACCGGAGGCTGCATGCACTGATTATGAGCGCCGCACTGTGGTTGGTGGTGATTATCATAGTGCCTTGTGTCCTCCATTTTTTATACGGCCAACAATATGATCATATCAAGGACACCCACAACAACATGAGTGGTCATGAAGCCAGCGATGCCTCATCATATACACATTGCTTCCAGTTTGGCAGTAACATAGAGAGGGAGTATGCTGCCAAGGTGTTCAACTACGTGATAAGCATCCTGATCATCGTTGTGACTATCATCCTGACAGCCCTCCAAGCTAATGTGCTGCTAATTTTGTACAGGAAATACGGTCGGGGATGCATGTCCCAGCAGATTTTCTGGGCTCAGGTGAAGAGCCTGTGCTTCGCCCTGATCATGGTGGTGTGCTTCCTTCCCTACCACATGTTCAGGCTGTATTACATAGAGCACCTCGACCTGCAGGACATCAACGAGGTGTTTCTGAGTATGACCACACTGACCTGTTTGGATATGCTCACCTTCGTCGGGAGGGGAACTTGCCGCATGTGCTACCAAGGCCAGAGAGCATGAACACTGTCAGTATCATGGAGGGAGTCAGAGACTGAACAAGGAAGACTTTCAGTGAAAAGCTTCACACTCAGGTTtaagattgtgtttttttgttcagaTCCGGTGTTCTTTTGAATTTCAAGATGGAACTTAAAACCTTTACATATAAATAATGGTTTGTTGTGTTCAATCTAATGCTGAATTAAACTTTATGTAGGTAACTTTGAGAATAGGCAGAAATCCAATCCATACTCATGCATGTGGCTCCAATGCCGATGCAGCTGGGGAATAGGAACTGTCAAGCCGGCTACCCTCTCCGCTGCTCTGTAGCCACAGTATGCTAAGCTTGAGTAGATTAAGCTTAGTTCCTTTGGGGAGGGGAAGTGAGTGTGTTCAgctgcagtgcatgtgtgtacagtatgctTAAtatatgtttggcactgaggtAGCAACGCCTCCTTGAGGTGATTGGTTGATTTGTTGACTCCATGACTTTCTcaatagctgggtttccatccaaaatgttttgcatattttaaatgcatttaaaaaaaaattgataccATAAAATGTAACTTAATGCTGGATTCCATCCACCACCTTACGCGAATTATCCTGAAAAGTACAAGTTTAGATTGCTTAGTGCccataaatacagaataaagtGTTTCCATCTCCCATTTAGTGCATGAACTCTTCTTcgaaaaaggcaaaaaacaccTCAAATGAATATAAAATCCTTTTGCGAAATTGAGgacttttttctaattttgccATTTCCATCAACCTTTTCCAATGCGATTActtcaaaatgtgcaaaattgaAAGATTGAAAGACATTCCTCCCGAAAAGCTTGTAATTTACTGCCACAAGAGGGACACAGATCTTATAGGAGTGGACAGTTCTGTACTGTGGTTTTAAATCGCGCCACTGATCATTTGGCAGGGTTGTTAATGGGCACGAGTTTGTAAAGCAGCTTTAAATGTCCTTTGCTACTAACTTGAAATAAATGGATTCCTAAATATCATGGTtgtctgtatctgctggctcattttcaaatattttaccTGCTGAgccacatgaaaataaagattaaTTCAAGTGTGCCATGAAGCTACTTATATGTGCCATCTGCTGGTCCATTATAAATACAACAGCTCTGGCTTGGAATGAATAATTGCGGACTTGGCctatttgtcatttcatttattatcaAACTTGAGGCCATGTGTGATAGGTGTGAGGGGactcagaaaataaagattGGTTCAATGTATTAGCAAACACCTAAGTGTACATAGTTGAAGTGTTCAGGGCTGCatttgagaaataaagagaaataaatgtctaaaattGTTACTTTTTCACCATTATTTTGTGAAACATTACCTCAAACCCCTTGAATCTCTTACCTTCTGCCCTTGGTTAGTTGCTGTTGGAGgcccctgcagacacacacacacacacacacacacacacacctagtgATCCTTTTCCTTTTGGTTTTTATGGCACTGGGTTACTGTTTAACATCCCCACCCTACTTTGAGTTTGTTTAGTAAATCGATCTAATGACAGGGCTATGGCGGCGCCATCCAATGTGTCGCTTCATGAATTATAGGCCCCACAGCTCTCCTACCTTCCCTCTAAATGTTGTCGCAACACCCTCACCATTTTCCCATTCCCAGTGTCGCCTAGACTAATGTTGCACTGAGGCCCACTCTGTATCGGAGGACAAGGGTACATCTGGATAAATGTACATCCCGGAGGGAAACGGAAAAGCAGGTAAGCAAAACTTATCATACAGACGATCCTGTCAGTAAATGCAAAGTATCCAGTGAATGAAAAAGAGTCCAAAGTTAACATGAGCCAGGAAGAAGTTcaggttgtgtttttgctgaaaGGGAGAGAGTTTTCCGTTCCGTTCCTCAAGGAAGTTTAGTTTCAAGCACTGCTGAATCACGTGGTTTTGCATTTTGATGGTAATGCGACGGTAACCCCCACTCACACATCGAGTACTGCTCACTATATTACAGCAAGAGCTAGCATACTATTGGATGAGAGGATATGTTTGTGGCTGTCCGACTCTGCTGTGCATATATGTTTTGCTTGGTTTTTGTTGAGTGTGTTAAATGAGATAGCGTTCTCACCCCCTTGTTCACAGACAGCAGTTTGTGAAAACAGATAAGATGGGCTCGCTTTGCCATGCATGCGCTGCTGTAAAGATCACATGATAACCCATTTTACATTCTGTGCTAGCACTTCATCTGTAACAGGTGCTTTGCTATAGAGCAACAGCTTGAGATACAGTAGCATGGTGATTTTCCCCTCTGATGCACTGTCACTGCATATTACTACTGGACTGCAGACACTACATGAATAAACACAGGCTTTCAAATGATCACTGTAAAAGAAACTTGTCTTGCTGGTAtttatatcttattttatcACATTGTCCTCCAGTGTGCTGATGTGTCATCACAGTCGGACTAAGTCAAAGCACAGAGTGTCTGCATACAgctttcagaagacgcatgggAAGCCTTTTCACCAGGAAAATCAGCAAAGAGGGGAAACCTCCAAATAATTTCAGTTCTTGACAAAGTAGGAGGTCCTGCTGAGCAGTGGCAGTATAGGACTTCATGTAAATAATCCTTCCTGCTGCATGCAAACATACTGTATAACTGTTCTTATTGAGTGATAAGGGATGGATTGTGGTGTTCACTTAAGGAAGGTGAATATTATTGACCAAAGTAGCCATAAGATTTATCACTAGATGACAATAGTTAACAGGAGGCATGAAGGAGGATGACAGTGTTCTTGTTAGCAAACCTCATTAGATTAATCGTTCTCATTTTAGATATTAATCGTTCTCATTTTAGATTTTAAGGGcaaatgtgagagaaaacaacTGTTTACCTGGcctgtatgcattttttttgtttgtttgtttttaaggaaATTACCTGCTCCTTACCAGCAGCAAATTATCCTTTAATCCACTCTTTTCTATTCCTATGGACACTTTTACTGATGTTGCATTATATTCATTTCTGTAAAAGTGAAGTGAAGAGAAGCTTTAGGTTGCCATGCAGCTACAGTAACATCATATCAGGAAGTGGTGGTTCTGTGGTGTGCAAAGCCACCTGGGTGGCTGGTCATCATCTGTGACGATTACTAACTCAAATCTAAACAGAGGCGGCAGTATTATGGCCAGTTCACACAAAGATAGTCTATTAGCTCTGTGTTTTATGGCCCCATAGAGCTCTCAGTTGTTAGGCAGACACAAGGTTTCTCAGTCAGAGGGCATGCTCTGTTTTCACTTGGAGAAGTGaaattcatgagaaatattgtgtgtgtgtgtgtgtgtgtgtgtgtgtgctgagatgGAAGTTGTTCCACTGTATGGTCTCCAGTGTCTATTTAAACTACCTGAGGCATACACAGTTGGTGATTTGTTATTTAGCAGGGGGGATGACCCAGTGGGTTCAAATCTAACATCTATAGTTAAAATATCTATAGTCTATCAGTGGTTATGTCTCCCCTAAAATATTTAGTTACAGAGGTGGATTTACTTGGTCGAGGGGGATGCTTATGGTCACTCTGCTAACAGCGGGGGTGGCATCCCGCCTCAAATCACCTGCTGGGTATACATGAACTGCCTTGTCAAACACCTCAACATTTGTGATACTGcagccaaagaagaaaaatcaagGGTTCTGTACATTATGACATGTAAACTCTTAAACCCACTCAGCCTTTTTATTTTACCTAAATGTATCAAATGCAGGCCTCcctttgcacatgcacacgggTCGTATCCAGGTATATACTCATATGTGCTCCCTCTTTCTTAACATATGAGTTCAGTTGGTACTATTTTACCCTAGCTTACAGTATGATGTATTGTTACACTATATCTGATGCATTTGTAAATGTATTCCCTCATGTCTACGTCTGCTTTGATTgccacagtggtgtgtgtcattcctctgtgtgtttggggCCTGTGAATGTGATTGTGAAGAGTAAATacttcctcactctctctgaaCCTGATGAGTCAGGAGGCTTGACCTCACAGCTTGGTTAAAGTGTAATCTCTCGgtcatgtctctctttctttctctctctctttctcacaatCTCCTCACTTCAGCTCATGTTTGGGTCGTCCCGGATGAACTCACGAGGGGGCCTTACACTGTGACTGGACATTAATAGCCCTCTCTTGTTATGTCTAGAAAGTAGTCGGTGATAATGTGTATCCCTGCTTACCTATGCTGATCATATATTACCCTCATGCCTGCTGATATGAGAGATTTTTACATCGCTGATGTAGGGCATCAAATCTCCTGTAATACAGCCTCTTATCATTTACAACCTCATCCCATACAATGCCCCAAACTGATTACATTTTGCTGCACAATGGCATTTATTGCAGTGAAACTCAGATTGGTTTACGGTGGTAAAACAGTGAGTTCATAGCATTCTTTTACCTTCCCTGAAAAAGGGGAAAGCCAATGAGCAATCCCAAATATGTTATAgggacattcacacacacccatgttCACACACTTAATAGGATGTGACTGTGATTTTTAATGTCCATTTCACTCCCACACTcgtttttgttgcttttgcttCTCTGTTGTCAGAGCACTGAAAGTGATTCATGTAAGAATTACAAGATGTAATGAATATTCTGATTACTTACTGCTCTTCAATCAGTGTTAGCACTGCCCGTGGAGGCCCCATCCTCCCAGGTGAATCTCCTCACTGCAGGAAGAATAGTGAGGACATTTAACATCCATAACCTCAGTCTGAACACTCTCATTGACCATCAAATGTGGTACAAATGTTGTTTGACCTGCATTCTCAAAGATGTACAAAAGCAACAATTATTTGATTGGTGAGTGTGAAACTGTAACTAAACCCAGATCACAGAaatatgacaaacaaaaaacactgactaGTGATGTCACAATATCAAAATTTTGGCACCAGGGAAATCACACAATTCTCAATACTTGTTTTGTTACAAtgccaaaaacagaaatcccattcagcacacactcctTTATATAAAGCAATTATACGAAGgaattttcacctctgtatgtccagtggtttggttcctatggatAGCATTTTgggttagcttagcataaagacttgaagtctataggaatCAATAgccttgcaaaaaaaataaacctgatagcaatccaaagctgtcttatttacacagtgtatcatatGATTttaagtgtgtatatatgtatgttgaAAATTGGTATTTGCCTAAAACattggactattcctttaaaaaactgtatataaaaataaattaaagtaaataggTATTTTAAACTACAGGCTATATATATAACACTGAGTTACAGCAACCTTCAAGCAGAAAACAGTGAAGCCCAGCAAAATACTAAATTCAAGCTAGAGGATTTTTATGAATTGTATGATTTCATGAATTGTATGTTGGAGAATGTGCAAAGTTGTGTCATTGCCACAGTACAACGCTAAAAATGATATCCTTTTCAATTTCTTTTCATCGACTTGGTGCCTAAGTATTCATTCTTGTGACATTTCTAATTGTGGCAATGGAGCAAAGCGGAATTTTGATTTCACAGatcaaaaatgcaaatgagaacCATAAATAGCGAGGGGCGAGTGAGGTTACTGTAGGTTGAACTGTATATATGATCAGTTCATTTGGAATAAGAGTAAAGTTCTATCAACAGATTATAGGTCTGGATGTAAAGCCAggcagtgtgtttgtggaagAGTTAATGGAAGTTATCAGTGTTTTCCACTTCACTTTGTGTCTTTATAGATTTTATCTCCTGAGGAGGTGGTGCTATTACTCTGCTATTGATTAGATTAGGCAGCCAAGGAAGGACACACGCACGTACATGCgcgtactcacacacacacacacacacacacacacacacacacacacacacacaacgtgcGTGCAATCTGGTGCCAGCTATGCTGCAAAATCTGATGAAGCCTGCTTCGTAGTAAATGAAAGGCAGGGAGGCAGAAGGGGAATATCTCCTCTACTGCTATCTGTCCATCCCTGTGATaagtgagagggagaaggacAGATAAGTAATGTGCAACAAGGTGAGAAGTCTTAGCCAcagctcc
Coding sequences within it:
- the gpr141 gene encoding probable G-protein coupled receptor 141; protein product: MLTLISLFFFHHKTTSPLPQLPLQSKMSSFNVTPTMPSNLTSNSTVIPLLKVESVTSRVPAHTQYHMVLLFIYSVVLLSGSFGLSLMVRNLQTNIRSITTIAVLNLIFTHFLFLVTVPFRIYYYTTHQWALGLGWCKTVSGMIHIHMYVSFVLYVVILFTRLLTFYHKAEQVEVYRRLHALIMSAALWLVVIIIVPCVLHFLYGQQYDHIKDTHNNMSGHEASDASSYTHCFQFGSNIEREYAAKVFNYVISILIIVVTIILTALQANVLLILYRKYGRGCMSQQIFWAQVKSLCFALIMVVCFLPYHMFRLYYIEHLDLQDINEVFLSMTTLTCLDMLTFVGRGTCRMCYQGQRA